In Astatotilapia calliptera chromosome 20, fAstCal1.2, whole genome shotgun sequence, one genomic interval encodes:
- the LOC113013552 gene encoding E3 ubiquitin/ISG15 ligase TRIM25-like: protein MSLSKPEDQLAYELSCPICLQLYSDPVALPCGHNYCLFCIRKTIDSTDKTGKILPRCPECREEYPGTDNLQINFKLRSIIENYKATALLLNMQADCVDTKMEVFCDQCIDEQSPAVKTCLKCEVSLCSRHLQKHHEKELFRTHPVVEPTTELRVKACAIHQRPLEYFCSNDMMSLCTTCVVEGHHESHDVLIFSVAEEEMRRALEARNKVISSRLQLTEGLLQKTAEDQGTSEAVGEKMVSKAVTVMDSIGALVDRYRDRLLLLLEEERGQRRKSWQLGVSALEEQQQQLMEAQKSATEVLNETDTCIFIHRFMQIEQKLRHVVTSAISSNIPSKAPLNNMCLQGGLKTQDFCTEMTRLMDSLHILLNPLELTFSIFTAHPNLLVSNDLRTVKYSSNKQSYPEHPERFTSAPQILCSQGFSGGEHVWVVEVGPNSMWSLGVCYKSIPRRGDHSRLGHNTVSWRLQWKNGKLTVCQCSSNVVLKEVTTPPVKIEVALDYEGGTLTFHSTKGRREHLHTLKVVFKEPVYPVFSILSNTPDSWITLSSGM from the exons ATGTCGCTGTCAAAGCCAGAGGACCAGCTAGCCTACGAGCTGAGCTGTCCCATCTGCCTTCAGCTCTACTCGGACCCGGTGGCTCTCCCCTGTGGGCACAACTACTGTCTATTCTGTATCCGCAAAACTATTGACAGCACGGATAAGACTGGCAAAATCCTGCCGCGCTGCCCAGAATGTCGTGAGGAGTATCCTGGCACGGATAACCTGCAGATAAATTTCAAACTTCGCAGCATCATTGAGAACTACAAGGCCACCGCGCTGCTGCTGAACATGCAAGCCGACTGCGTGGATACCAAAATGGAGGTTTTCTGCGATCAGTGCATAGATGAGCAGTCGCCCGCCGTGAAGACCTGCCTGAAGTGTGAGGTGTCTCTCTGCTCCAGACACCTTCAGAAACACCACGAGAAGGAGTTGTTCAGGACCCACCCCGTGGTGGAGCCCACGACGGAGCTGAGAGTGAAGGCCTGTGCCATCCACCAGCGTCCCCTTGAGTACTTTTGTTCCAACGACATGATGTCTCTGTGCACCACGTGCGTCGTAGAGGGTCATCACGAGAGCCACGACGTTCTCATCTTTAGCGTAGCTGAAGAGGAGATGAGACGAGCGCTGGAGGCCCGAAATAAG gtcATTTCTAGCAGACTGCAGCTGACAGAGGGACTCCTGCAGAAGACAGCAGAGGATCAGGGAACCTCTGAAGCTGTAGGAGAAAAAATGGTCAGCAAGGCTGTGACAGTCATGGACAGCATAGGTGCTCTGGTGGACAG GTACAGGGATCGCCTGCTTTTGCTcttggaggaggagagaggacagCGCCGCAAAAGCTGGCAGCTAGGCGTGAGTGCActtgaggagcagcagcagcagctgatggAGGCCCAAAAGAGTGCCACAGAGGTCCTCAATGAGACGGACACATGCATCTTTATACACAG GTTCATGCAGATTGAACAAAAGCTGAGACATGTTGTCACCAGTGCCATTTCCTCCAACATCCCCTCAAAGGCTCCACTCAATAATATGTGCCTGCAGGGAGGTCTCAAAACCCAAGACTTCTGCACAGAAATGACCCGCCTCATGGATTCTCTTCATATCCTCCTCAACCCACTGGAACTCACCTTCAGCATCTTCACCGCCCACCCCAACCTGCTGGTGTCCAACGATCTGCGCACAGTCAAATACAGCTCCAACAAGCAGTCGTACCCGGAGCACCCCGAGCGTTTCACGAGTGCACCTCAGATCCTGTGCAGCCAGGGTTTCTCTGGCGGCGAGCATGTATGGGTTGTAGAAGTGGGACCCAATAGCATGTGGTCATTGGGCGTGTGCTACAAGAGCATTCCTCGCCGTGGTGACCACAGCCGTCTGGGGCACAACACTGTGTCCTGGAGGCTGCAGTGGAAAAACGGCAAGCTGACAGTGTGCCAGTGCTCCTCAAATGTGGTCCTTAAGGAAGTGACCACACCACCGGTCAAGATTGAGGTTGCACTGGATTACGAGGGGGGAACTTTGACGTTCCACAGCACCAAAGGGCGCAGGGAACATCTCCACACCTTAAAGGTTGTGTTTAAAGAGCCTGTTTACCCGGTATTCAGTATACTTTCAAACACACCAGACTCCTGGATCACACTGAGCAGTGGGATGTGA